The segment GGAGTTCGACCGTGGGTGGCTCAAGGAGGGGCGTAAGGCGGTCGTGCCGTTCGACGCCGCGAGGGATCGCGGTCTCGTCGATGGGATCGTCGCCGCGGGACACGCGATGGGCGTCGACCGGCTGCTCGTGTGTCGCACGCGTGGGGAGTTCGCTTACGAGCCGGTGACACAGATCGAGGTGCGTACCAGCGCGCTCCTGGGACTGATTCGCAGTTGGGGACGTGAGCCGACGGACTTCCTGGTGGTCGTCGAGGATCAGTCCTGCGCGGTCCTGGTCACCGCGAGTCGGCTGACGGTCGTCGCTGGCGAGGTGGACTTCGTACGGGCGGTCGTCGGCGACGACCTGGCGGCGGCACGCGCGGAGTTCGCCGAACACGCGCGGGCCAGCCGGGAGAGCAACCTCGAGGACGCCGCCGAACTCTACGGGTGTACCAAGCGTGGGCCCGCACACGCCCGGAACCGGACGCCGGCTCCCGACTCCGCGGAGCGTGTCGTCGCCGGCGCCGCCGCCCGACGGTCGTCGTCGCCGCGGCGGGCCGCCCTGTACCGCTCCACACGGGGGTTGCTCGGATGGGTGGCGCTCGCCGTGTTCGTCGCTGGCGCCGTCGCGATCGACGAACTGTCGATGGCCCTGCCCCTCACACTCGGCATGCTGTGGCTGTTGGTCCAGCTCGCGTGGCTCGCGCGCTCGCGCACGCTGAGTTTCGCGGCGCTGCCCCGGATGATGGCGCTCGGCGCCCTGTGCGTGGTGCCGGTCGCGATGGTGGAACGGGCCCTCGCCGGGGTGATTCCCGGACTGTCCTACGACGATCCGTATGCCTACGCCTACATCGCGGTCCCCGTCGAGGAGGTGGGGAAGCTCGCGCCCGTGCTCTTGGTGTGGCTGTTCGCCCGACGGCGGTTCCAGCGGTTCGCCGCGGTGGACTACCTCCTCTTGGCCGCGGCCTCCGGCGCCGGATTCCACCTGGTGGAGCAGGTGGCCAGACACGTCTCCGCCGACGGGGTTCTGCCGGCGATGCCACCCGAGCTGGGCCTCTTCACGTTCCTTCCCGGCGGAGTGGTGCTCGCCGAGCATGGTGTTCACTTCTCGGGCCACGCAGTGACCACAGGGCTGGTCGGCGTCGCGTGCGGGATCGCCCTCGTGGGGTGGCGACGCTACGGGCTCGGGCTGTGGCTGTTGCCACCCCTCGCCCTGTGGATCGCCGCCCTCGAGCACATCAACGTCAACGCGGCGACGATAGCGGTCCTGCAGCCAAAACCCGCGACCGTCGTCATGTACGCCGCGATCGGGAACGGTCGATGGACACCGGCGATCCTGGTGCTGCTGATCCTCGTGGCGGTCATCCTGGACTACCGCGTGTCACACGGTGCGGCGCAGGATGTTCCCCCACTTCCTGGTGAGCCGCCCCTCGGCCGCGCCGCCCGCTGGGCCTACGGCCGCGCCATCCGGTTGACGGTTCGCGTCCCCGGCGACATCGCCCCCGTGTTCCGACGCCTCGCCCTCGACTGGGCGTGGGCACCGGTCGTCGTCGTCGACACCGCGCGCAGGATCACTCACGAACTGATCGTGCAGCTCGCCGCGGCCCGTTGCGGTCCCAGTGCGCAGTGGGACTGCTGGCGTTTCCTCCGAGCGCGGAGGGAGCACGCGATGGGCGCCACTCGCGCGGGTGGTCGTCCGTGGCGACGCTCGCCCGACTCGGAGGACCTGACCGAGCAGGCGACGAGCCTCACCCTCCGCCTTGGTGTCGCGACCGCGGCCGCCGCGCTCGGCGCCGGAGTCCTCCTCGGGGGGTTCGAGCCCCTCGCGGGGCAGGGCGCGGCCCCGGCGGCGTACGCGGCGATCGCCACCGACACGCTCGCCGGATTCGGCTCCGGCCTGGCGGGGGCGGACCAGTGGTGGGCCGTGGCGATGCCCGTCGCCCTCCTGATCCTGCTGAC is part of the Spiractinospora alimapuensis genome and harbors:
- a CDS encoding PrsW family glutamic-type intramembrane protease; the encoded protein is MPEQAMLARDLVLRVCASSTEFDRGWLKEGRKAVVPFDAARDRGLVDGIVAAGHAMGVDRLLVCRTRGEFAYEPVTQIEVRTSALLGLIRSWGREPTDFLVVVEDQSCAVLVTASRLTVVAGEVDFVRAVVGDDLAAARAEFAEHARASRESNLEDAAELYGCTKRGPAHARNRTPAPDSAERVVAGAAARRSSSPRRAALYRSTRGLLGWVALAVFVAGAVAIDELSMALPLTLGMLWLLVQLAWLARSRTLSFAALPRMMALGALCVVPVAMVERALAGVIPGLSYDDPYAYAYIAVPVEEVGKLAPVLLVWLFARRRFQRFAAVDYLLLAAASGAGFHLVEQVARHVSADGVLPAMPPELGLFTFLPGGVVLAEHGVHFSGHAVTTGLVGVACGIALVGWRRYGLGLWLLPPLALWIAALEHINVNAATIAVLQPKPATVVMYAAIGNGRWTPAILVLLILVAVILDYRVSHGAAQDVPPLPGEPPLGRAARWAYGRAIRLTVRVPGDIAPVFRRLALDWAWAPVVVVDTARRITHELIVQLAAARCGPSAQWDCWRFLRARREHAMGATRAGGRPWRRSPDSEDLTEQATSLTLRLGVATAAAALGAGVLLGGFEPLAGQGAAPAAYAAIATDTLAGFGSGLAGADQWWAVAMPVALLILLTSGWGLPHASPDPSALLRAPLRRTFSLLGQFAPGQIPYTTAALVGPVTPRRLTSLLRAPDRATTPSDHENHYP